A single window of Zootoca vivipara chromosome 17, rZooViv1.1, whole genome shotgun sequence DNA harbors:
- the FRMD8 gene encoding FERM domain-containing protein 8 isoform X3, producing the protein MEGDQLGVPQSTEDHSQRSSISSAGPRTLDVLVYLIDDTVVRLTVDNLPSITAHELHRIVLESLRLPEGALELFSLWLVSPFLELQLKPKHQPYKVCRQWQDLLFRFTSCSKDEIFEDEPSLQFRRNIFFPKRKEAQIQDEDVLRLLYEEAKYNILEGRYPCDLADCEVLGALVCRVNLGCYDPEQHTASFLKERLDSFLPSHLCRRGHRLLSALWKRGSAHSPADEQGLLRAFRELPEEEEACEDRAALRKLYHSYLQKCHELPHYGCAFFYGEIDKPAQGLLHRGGRKAVVVAISLEGVCIIDSKEKHILLGLAFQELSWDHTFPNEEEHILWLEFDGESEGTPVNKLLKVYSKQAELMSGLIEYCIELNAAAEGGALDPSAASSSPSASQSPPPDRRRPKLQRQNSVLCSRIQHLSTIDYVEDGKEIKRVKPRRTTSFFGRQLSNAPTSYLAVRGAENLEQG; encoded by the exons ATGGAGGGGGACCAGCTGGGCGTACCCCAAAGCACAGAGGACCACTCCCAGCGGAGCAGCATCTCTTCCGCAGGACCCCGAA CCCTGGACGTCCTGGTGTACCTGATTGATGACACGGTGGTCCGGCTAACAGTGGACAACCTGCCGTCCATCACGGCCCACGAGCTCCATCGTATTGTCTTGGAAAGCCTGAGGTTGCCTGAGGGGGCCCTGGAGCTATTTTCTCTGTGGCTGGTCTCCCCCTTTCTTG AACTGCAGCTGAAGCCCAAACACCAGCCCTACAAAGTCTGCCGCCAGTGGCAGGACCTCCTCTTCCGCTTCACCAGCTGCTCCAAGGATGAAATCTTTGAAG ATGAGCCATCCCTGCAGTTCCGAAGGAACATCTTTTTCCCAAAGAGGAAGGAGGCCCAG ATCCAGGATGAAGATGTCCTGCGGCTCTTGTACGAAGAAGCCAAGTACAACATCCTGGAAGGGCGGTACCCTTGTGACCTGGCCGACTGCGAGGTGCTGGGAGCCTTGGTTTGCCGGGTGAACTTGGGGTGCTACGATCCGGAGCAGCACACAGCCAGTTTCTTGAA agAGAGGCTGGACTCTTTCCTGCCTTCCCACCTTTGCCGAAGAGGCCACAGACTCCTCTCAGCCCTGTGGAAGCGAGGCAGTGCCCACTCGCCTGCGGACGAACAGGGCCTGCTGCGAGCTTTCCGGGAGTTgcctgaagaggaggaggcctgcGAGGACCGGGCTGCCCTGCGCAAGCTTTACCACTCCTACCTGCAGAAGTGCCACGAACTGCCTCATTACGG GTGTGCCTTTTTCTATGGGGAAATTGACAAGCCCGCCCAGGGCCTGCTGCATCGGGGAGGGCGCAAGGCCGTGGTGGTTGCCATCAGCCTGGAGGGTGTCTGCATCATCGACAGCAAGGAGAAG CACATCTTGCTTGGCCTGGCCTTCCAGGAGCTGTCCTGGGACCACACATTCCCCAACGAGGAAGAGCACATCCTTTGGCTGGAGTTTGATGGGGAGAGCGAGGGCACGCCCGTCAACAAACTCCTGAAGGTTTACTCCAAGCAG gCTGAACTCATGAGCGGCCTGATAGAGTATTGCATTGAGCTGAACGCGGCTGCCGAGGGGGGAGCTCTGGACCCCAGTGCTGCATCGTCGTCCCCCTCTGCGTCCCAGAGCCCCCCGCCTGACAGGCGGCGCCCCAAGCTGCAGCGGCAGAACAGCGTCCTCTGCAGCCGGATCCAGCATCTTTCGACCATAGACTATGTCGAGGATG ggaaagaAATCAAGAGGGTGAAACCCCGCCGGACTACCTCATTCTTTGGCCGCCAGTTGTCCAATGCCCCCACATCCTACTTAGCTGTCCGGGGGGCAGAGAACCTGGAGCAGGGCTGA
- the SLC25A45 gene encoding solute carrier family 25 member 45, with protein sequence MSGAEFAAGWLSGAAGLALGHPIDTVKVRLQTQARYGNVLDCVVRTYREETILGFFKGMSFPLLSVAMVNSVAFGAYSNALLYLCDTHHRDRSANPPSYAHVYAAGCFSGLVQAVVLAPVDLVKVRLQNQTHPYGSRDRPGGPQPQYRGPVHCAASLLREEGPRGLFRGAAALVLRDTPTMGMYFLTYAVFCRALTAEAQEPGSATVLLAGGCAGTVSWALATPMDVVKARLQMDGVKRVAYRGVLDCILASARQEGPRVFLKGLALNSLRAFPVNAITFLSYETLLKVLC encoded by the exons ATGTCGGGTGCAGAATTTGCTGCAGGATGGCTTTCTG GGGCAGCAGGCCTGGCTCTGGGGCACCCAATCGACACGGTGAAG GTGCGGTTGCAGACGCAGGCCAGATACGGGAACGTTTTGGACTGTGTGGTCAGGACGTATCGTGAGGAAACG ATCCTTGGCTTCTTCAAAGGTATGAGCTTCCCGCTGCTTAGCGTGGCCATGGTGAACTCTGTTGCGTTTGGGGCCTACAGCAATGCCCTGCTCTACCTGTGCGACACCCACCACCGCGATCGCAGCGCCAACCCCCCCAGCTACGCCCATGTCTACGCGGCTGGATGCTTCTCAGGACTGGTGCAG GCTGTGGTCCTGGCCCCCGTGGATCTAGTCAAAGTCCGGCTGCAGAACCAGACCCACCCGTACGGAAGCAGAGACCGGCCAGGGGGTCCCCAGCCACAGTACAGGGGTCCAGTGCACTGCGCTGCCAGCTTACTGCGGGAGGAAGGCCCCCGTGGCCTGTTCCGTGGGGCTGCGGCGCTGGTGCTTCGCGACACCCCCACCATGGGCATGTACTTCCTGACTTACGCAGTGTTCTGCAGGGCGTTGACTGCAGAAGCACAGGAGCCAG gCTCTGCCACGGTTCTGCTTGCCGGTGGCTGCGCCGGGACGGTTTCGTGGGCTTTGGCGACCCCGATGGATGTGGTGAAGGCCCGTTTGCAAATGGACGGGGTGAAGCGAGTGGCGTATCGGGGCGTCCTGGACTGCATTCTCGCCAGTGCCCGGCAGGAGGGCCCACGGGTGTTCCTGAAAGGGCTGGCCCTCAACAGCCTCCGCGCTTTCCCGGTCAACGCCATCACCTTCCTGAGCTACGAGACTCTCTTGAAGGTTCTCTGCTGA
- the FRMD8 gene encoding FERM domain-containing protein 8 isoform X1: MEGDQLGVPQSTEDHSQRSSISSAGPRTGAETNTMMSFGREFQSSALDVLVYLIDDTVVRLTVDNLPSITAHELHRIVLESLRLPEGALELFSLWLVSPFLELQLKPKHQPYKVCRQWQDLLFRFTSCSKDEIFEDEPSLQFRRNIFFPKRKEAQIQDEDVLRLLYEEAKYNILEGRYPCDLADCEVLGALVCRVNLGCYDPEQHTASFLKERLDSFLPSHLCRRGHRLLSALWKRGSAHSPADEQGLLRAFRELPEEEEACEDRAALRKLYHSYLQKCHELPHYGCAFFYGEIDKPAQGLLHRGGRKAVVVAISLEGVCIIDSKEKHILLGLAFQELSWDHTFPNEEEHILWLEFDGESEGTPVNKLLKVYSKQAELMSGLIEYCIELNAAAEGGALDPSAASSSPSASQSPPPDRRRPKLQRQNSVLCSRIQHLSTIDYVEDGKEIKRVKPRRTTSFFGRQLSNAPTSYLAVRGAENLEQG; this comes from the exons ATGGAGGGGGACCAGCTGGGCGTACCCCAAAGCACAGAGGACCACTCCCAGCGGAGCAGCATCTCTTCCGCAGGACCCCGAA cAGGTGCCGAAACGAATACAATGATGTCattcggcagggagttccaaagttcag CCCTGGACGTCCTGGTGTACCTGATTGATGACACGGTGGTCCGGCTAACAGTGGACAACCTGCCGTCCATCACGGCCCACGAGCTCCATCGTATTGTCTTGGAAAGCCTGAGGTTGCCTGAGGGGGCCCTGGAGCTATTTTCTCTGTGGCTGGTCTCCCCCTTTCTTG AACTGCAGCTGAAGCCCAAACACCAGCCCTACAAAGTCTGCCGCCAGTGGCAGGACCTCCTCTTCCGCTTCACCAGCTGCTCCAAGGATGAAATCTTTGAAG ATGAGCCATCCCTGCAGTTCCGAAGGAACATCTTTTTCCCAAAGAGGAAGGAGGCCCAG ATCCAGGATGAAGATGTCCTGCGGCTCTTGTACGAAGAAGCCAAGTACAACATCCTGGAAGGGCGGTACCCTTGTGACCTGGCCGACTGCGAGGTGCTGGGAGCCTTGGTTTGCCGGGTGAACTTGGGGTGCTACGATCCGGAGCAGCACACAGCCAGTTTCTTGAA agAGAGGCTGGACTCTTTCCTGCCTTCCCACCTTTGCCGAAGAGGCCACAGACTCCTCTCAGCCCTGTGGAAGCGAGGCAGTGCCCACTCGCCTGCGGACGAACAGGGCCTGCTGCGAGCTTTCCGGGAGTTgcctgaagaggaggaggcctgcGAGGACCGGGCTGCCCTGCGCAAGCTTTACCACTCCTACCTGCAGAAGTGCCACGAACTGCCTCATTACGG GTGTGCCTTTTTCTATGGGGAAATTGACAAGCCCGCCCAGGGCCTGCTGCATCGGGGAGGGCGCAAGGCCGTGGTGGTTGCCATCAGCCTGGAGGGTGTCTGCATCATCGACAGCAAGGAGAAG CACATCTTGCTTGGCCTGGCCTTCCAGGAGCTGTCCTGGGACCACACATTCCCCAACGAGGAAGAGCACATCCTTTGGCTGGAGTTTGATGGGGAGAGCGAGGGCACGCCCGTCAACAAACTCCTGAAGGTTTACTCCAAGCAG gCTGAACTCATGAGCGGCCTGATAGAGTATTGCATTGAGCTGAACGCGGCTGCCGAGGGGGGAGCTCTGGACCCCAGTGCTGCATCGTCGTCCCCCTCTGCGTCCCAGAGCCCCCCGCCTGACAGGCGGCGCCCCAAGCTGCAGCGGCAGAACAGCGTCCTCTGCAGCCGGATCCAGCATCTTTCGACCATAGACTATGTCGAGGATG ggaaagaAATCAAGAGGGTGAAACCCCGCCGGACTACCTCATTCTTTGGCCGCCAGTTGTCCAATGCCCCCACATCCTACTTAGCTGTCCGGGGGGCAGAGAACCTGGAGCAGGGCTGA
- the FRMD8 gene encoding FERM domain-containing protein 8 isoform X2 → MEGDQLGVPQSTEDHSQRSSISSAGPRSAETNTMMSFGREFQSSALDVLVYLIDDTVVRLTVDNLPSITAHELHRIVLESLRLPEGALELFSLWLVSPFLELQLKPKHQPYKVCRQWQDLLFRFTSCSKDEIFEDEPSLQFRRNIFFPKRKEAQIQDEDVLRLLYEEAKYNILEGRYPCDLADCEVLGALVCRVNLGCYDPEQHTASFLKERLDSFLPSHLCRRGHRLLSALWKRGSAHSPADEQGLLRAFRELPEEEEACEDRAALRKLYHSYLQKCHELPHYGCAFFYGEIDKPAQGLLHRGGRKAVVVAISLEGVCIIDSKEKHILLGLAFQELSWDHTFPNEEEHILWLEFDGESEGTPVNKLLKVYSKQAELMSGLIEYCIELNAAAEGGALDPSAASSSPSASQSPPPDRRRPKLQRQNSVLCSRIQHLSTIDYVEDGKEIKRVKPRRTTSFFGRQLSNAPTSYLAVRGAENLEQG, encoded by the exons ATGGAGGGGGACCAGCTGGGCGTACCCCAAAGCACAGAGGACCACTCCCAGCGGAGCAGCATCTCTTCCGCAGGACCCCGAA GTGCCGAAACGAATACAATGATGTCattcggcagggagttccaaagttcag CCCTGGACGTCCTGGTGTACCTGATTGATGACACGGTGGTCCGGCTAACAGTGGACAACCTGCCGTCCATCACGGCCCACGAGCTCCATCGTATTGTCTTGGAAAGCCTGAGGTTGCCTGAGGGGGCCCTGGAGCTATTTTCTCTGTGGCTGGTCTCCCCCTTTCTTG AACTGCAGCTGAAGCCCAAACACCAGCCCTACAAAGTCTGCCGCCAGTGGCAGGACCTCCTCTTCCGCTTCACCAGCTGCTCCAAGGATGAAATCTTTGAAG ATGAGCCATCCCTGCAGTTCCGAAGGAACATCTTTTTCCCAAAGAGGAAGGAGGCCCAG ATCCAGGATGAAGATGTCCTGCGGCTCTTGTACGAAGAAGCCAAGTACAACATCCTGGAAGGGCGGTACCCTTGTGACCTGGCCGACTGCGAGGTGCTGGGAGCCTTGGTTTGCCGGGTGAACTTGGGGTGCTACGATCCGGAGCAGCACACAGCCAGTTTCTTGAA agAGAGGCTGGACTCTTTCCTGCCTTCCCACCTTTGCCGAAGAGGCCACAGACTCCTCTCAGCCCTGTGGAAGCGAGGCAGTGCCCACTCGCCTGCGGACGAACAGGGCCTGCTGCGAGCTTTCCGGGAGTTgcctgaagaggaggaggcctgcGAGGACCGGGCTGCCCTGCGCAAGCTTTACCACTCCTACCTGCAGAAGTGCCACGAACTGCCTCATTACGG GTGTGCCTTTTTCTATGGGGAAATTGACAAGCCCGCCCAGGGCCTGCTGCATCGGGGAGGGCGCAAGGCCGTGGTGGTTGCCATCAGCCTGGAGGGTGTCTGCATCATCGACAGCAAGGAGAAG CACATCTTGCTTGGCCTGGCCTTCCAGGAGCTGTCCTGGGACCACACATTCCCCAACGAGGAAGAGCACATCCTTTGGCTGGAGTTTGATGGGGAGAGCGAGGGCACGCCCGTCAACAAACTCCTGAAGGTTTACTCCAAGCAG gCTGAACTCATGAGCGGCCTGATAGAGTATTGCATTGAGCTGAACGCGGCTGCCGAGGGGGGAGCTCTGGACCCCAGTGCTGCATCGTCGTCCCCCTCTGCGTCCCAGAGCCCCCCGCCTGACAGGCGGCGCCCCAAGCTGCAGCGGCAGAACAGCGTCCTCTGCAGCCGGATCCAGCATCTTTCGACCATAGACTATGTCGAGGATG ggaaagaAATCAAGAGGGTGAAACCCCGCCGGACTACCTCATTCTTTGGCCGCCAGTTGTCCAATGCCCCCACATCCTACTTAGCTGTCCGGGGGGCAGAGAACCTGGAGCAGGGCTGA